In the genome of Tamandua tetradactyla isolate mTamTet1 chromosome 22 unlocalized genomic scaffold, mTamTet1.pri SUPER_22_unloc_3, whole genome shotgun sequence, one region contains:
- the LOC143672978 gene encoding olfactory receptor 7A10-like, producing the protein MDLENETHVSEFILLGFSEDTEVQPLLFALFLMMYLVTLMGNLLIILATISDPHLHTPMYFFLANLSFVDICFTSTTVPKMLVNIQTQTKTISYGNCLTQMYFCTVFGGLDNFLLTVMAYDRYVAICHPLHYMVIMNPRLCGLLLLASWILSVLNSLLHCLMILQLSFCTELEISHFLCEFTQVIQVACSDTFLNDLVMYFATGILGCIPLTGILFSYTKIACSILRISSRGGKYKAFSTCGSHLSVVSLFYGTAFGVYLSSTATENSRASTMVSVMYTVVTPMLNPFIYSLRNKDIKNALKRILGLKFRNLLFINRG; encoded by the exons ATGGATTTAGAGAATGAAACacatgtttcagaatttatcctcctgggattctcagaagacacagaagtgCAGCCCCTCCTATTTGCTCTGTTCCTGATGATGTACCTGGTCACTCTCATGGGGAACCTGCTCATTATCCTGGCCACCATCTCTGATCCCCACCTGCACacgcccatgtacttcttccttgctaACCTGTCTTTTGTAGACATCTGTTTCACCTCCACCACtgtcccaaagatgctggtgaacatccAGACACAGACCAAAACTATAAGTTATGGAAACTGCCTCACCCAGATGTATTTTTGTACGGTTTTTGGAGGATTAGACAACTTCCTCTTAACTGTGATGGCCTATgatcgctatgtggccatctgtcacccactgCACTACATGGTCATCATGAACCCCAGGCTCTGTGGTCTCCTGTTGTTGGCATCATGGATATTGAGTGTTCTGAACTCTCTTTTACATTGTCTAATGATTTTGCAATTATCTTTTTGTACAGAGTTGGAAATTTCCCACTTTCTCTGTGAATTTACTCAAGTAATCCAAGTTGCATGTTCTGATACCTTCCTCAATGACCTAGTGATGTATTTTGCAACTGGAATTCTGGGTTGTATTCCACTCACAGGCATCCTTTTCTCTTACACTAAGATTGCATGTtctattttgagaatttcatcaCGTGGAGGcaagtataaagcattttctacCTGTGGGTCTCATCTTTCAGTGGTGTCCTTGTTCTATGGTACAGCCTTTGGAGTTTATCTTAGTTCCACAGCTACAGAAAACTCAAGGGCAAGTACCATGGTTTCTGTGATGTACACAGTAGTcactcccatgctgaacccctttaTCTACAGTCTTAGAAACAAGGACATAAAGAatgccttaaa AAGAATCCTTGGCCTCAAGTTCAGAAATTTACTCTTTATTAACAGAGGTTAA